One region of Paenibacillus polymyxa M1 genomic DNA includes:
- a CDS encoding DUF4132 domain-containing protein — translation MHQEKNEQEYFATLKERAAQLGGQQQELAQYVVELGKLHYIQEVEEPFIECQRILKERAAESGERLFKPLAEVLRALIGQTAGNVFAHLTEHVTEYPYSTGYERRPFRTSDITAHTSRVYKKMVQLIRMDCIGFSIMDYLTKKDYEPGRDYRIQETIGDWIAYELDNGNSQVSEALKAIIYGDNQAALLTRNMIKGMLLSHQEENYHMIGELLAAAKLQEGLRQSIVEQMDEGTPEALIYLLKVIIDQGFIRYSSVVRALAVWTGMGLESANQRVVRQLIEQAYDALTRSELRQEWLTSSNANELYMSLWATAVHEERDLYGQVRQLMEQGAAYQKIVAQYVLSNTKNKDLRLGIAREYLDETDPELRYWILTNYTTDYFYEWVEGGTVADRIVKVARTPLLESKEERRKDFERLYNLFVHMKKGESTEPSKVLDYVNLYHRSDAAIQKMLYLAGYDMDASWIGEIIALKDQISPNLRGEILNHFVQNPEDAVQRNFIFFSLSDKSMSIREFAVAKARKLTLSEPEMQQMEALLKLKTGSLRQSVIGVLLSQSEEPLAGSLERLLRAKAELQRLGGLEILTKIYADPDRAEQYESLRSLADIIQQPTAKEEQLLSKLGQEDAYTGTNGFGLYDPNVKEAWLEEKVDLGDFRMADVFVSPLEKLKQFLNGLDELVHHHRDVEYTAKYYSGYQDTLLIGMNLRPLRMIQVDEEVDSRLSLYPLYEEWDRYLQESGIEARELLELVFYDRLEPMDRTLDRYYRYFSFNFGYSEQSKHKLLEGWRKDFAEQMYPLERINEVQKWMAELTYTDQVSTLINAYFMDTAGAETFDVIDLALNSLMQSMPKDRPAEDMGMFHLLSSPWVALEKGRIHDSESFKRFFHTFVNYAEWPGMGNRFYSPLDLEDYFKAYEKGLIGVGEVYRELLASSDSRSHMSTLTNARNTWISSKPEFLEIRRTVIDRLLEVELVRGDLPTEATPKVMGLSRIEGMDYFIRILEGLDKETFVRGYVYGYGDRITKKESFSHLLKACYPSDGEDAALLKEKLKHTKITDKRLLEAAMYAPQWIEIVAGYLGWEGLRSAAWYFHAHINEGFSAEKETIVAHYSPIAPQDFNDGAFDIHWFHEAYETLGEERFDLLYDCAKYISAGANHRRSQLFADATLGKLKRSEMEKSVEDKRNKDHLLTYSLIPLAEPPESDVRERYDFIQKFLEQSKKFGAQRKASEALVSRIALGNLARNAGYDDVTRLVWDMEARKLDDLRSYFEPQALDEATTIQLVIDDEGAADIEIVSKGKTLKSIPARFKKDEYVTSLKELKGDLVDQYRRARKELERSMESGTTFMVKELRGLLGNPVLAPLVGTLVFKAGDHLGYFNGDTLALTAPSAEQHTIGEEDKLIIAHPLHLYESGRWSEFQKDLFDRQIRQPFKQVFRELYLLNADERANATVSHRYAGHQVQPNKTVSLLKGRHWTVSYEDGLQKVFYAENLIANLYAMADWFSPADTEAPTLETVQFFDRTTYKSVPLEEVPPVLFSEVMRDVDLVVSVAHVGGVDPEASLTTVEMRKVIVQESLRLLKISNVRLDGNYARIDGNLGEYAVHLGSGGVYKQAKGALHIIPVHSQHRGRIFLPFLDEDPRTAEILSKIALLAEDQKIKDPQILAQLQA, via the coding sequence ATGCATCAGGAGAAAAATGAGCAGGAATATTTCGCCACACTGAAAGAGCGCGCGGCGCAACTGGGTGGACAGCAACAGGAGTTGGCTCAGTATGTTGTGGAACTGGGTAAGCTTCATTACATACAAGAGGTCGAGGAGCCATTTATCGAATGTCAGCGAATATTGAAAGAACGGGCAGCAGAAAGCGGGGAACGGCTGTTCAAGCCACTGGCAGAGGTACTGCGTGCTCTAATTGGACAAACAGCTGGCAATGTGTTCGCACATCTAACAGAACATGTGACTGAATATCCATACAGCACCGGATATGAGCGCAGACCGTTTCGCACTTCGGATATTACCGCTCATACTTCCCGGGTTTATAAAAAAATGGTGCAGTTGATCCGAATGGACTGTATCGGATTCTCTATAATGGATTATTTAACGAAAAAAGACTATGAACCAGGCAGGGATTACCGAATTCAGGAGACGATTGGTGATTGGATTGCTTACGAGCTAGACAATGGCAATTCACAGGTGTCTGAGGCGCTAAAAGCTATTATTTATGGGGATAATCAGGCGGCGCTACTTACTCGCAATATGATTAAAGGCATGCTGCTGAGCCATCAAGAAGAGAATTATCACATGATTGGCGAGCTGCTGGCAGCGGCCAAGCTTCAGGAGGGATTGCGCCAAAGCATTGTGGAGCAAATGGATGAAGGAACTCCAGAGGCTCTCATTTATCTGTTAAAGGTGATCATCGACCAAGGCTTCATTCGTTACAGTTCGGTGGTGCGGGCGCTTGCAGTCTGGACGGGCATGGGCTTGGAATCCGCGAATCAGCGGGTCGTTCGCCAACTGATCGAGCAGGCATATGATGCATTGACTCGCAGTGAATTGCGCCAGGAATGGCTGACCAGCTCAAATGCTAATGAACTGTATATGAGTTTGTGGGCTACAGCAGTACATGAGGAACGTGACTTGTATGGACAGGTTCGCCAACTTATGGAGCAGGGAGCAGCTTACCAGAAGATCGTAGCACAGTATGTACTGTCTAATACTAAAAACAAGGATCTGCGCCTCGGAATTGCTAGAGAATATCTGGATGAGACGGATCCGGAGCTTCGCTATTGGATACTCACGAACTATACAACTGATTATTTTTATGAATGGGTAGAAGGCGGGACGGTCGCGGATCGAATCGTTAAAGTGGCGCGCACTCCTTTGTTGGAGAGCAAAGAGGAGCGTCGTAAGGATTTTGAACGACTTTATAACCTGTTTGTACATATGAAAAAGGGAGAGTCTACCGAACCCTCCAAGGTACTGGATTATGTGAATTTGTATCACCGCTCGGATGCAGCTATTCAAAAAATGCTGTATCTCGCTGGTTATGATATGGACGCTTCCTGGATTGGGGAAATTATAGCCTTAAAGGATCAGATTAGCCCTAATCTGCGCGGCGAGATATTGAATCATTTTGTGCAGAATCCTGAGGATGCGGTACAGCGTAATTTTATTTTTTTCAGCTTGTCTGACAAAAGTATGAGTATCCGTGAGTTCGCTGTGGCTAAGGCGCGTAAGCTGACGCTGTCGGAACCAGAAATGCAGCAAATGGAAGCCTTATTAAAGCTCAAGACAGGCTCGTTGCGACAAAGTGTCATCGGTGTGTTGCTTTCACAATCGGAAGAGCCGCTAGCTGGCTCTTTGGAACGCTTGCTTCGTGCTAAGGCGGAACTGCAACGATTGGGTGGCCTGGAAATTTTGACGAAGATATATGCAGATCCTGATCGTGCCGAGCAGTATGAAAGCCTGCGGTCTTTGGCGGATATCATTCAGCAACCCACCGCCAAAGAGGAGCAACTGCTGTCCAAGTTGGGACAGGAGGATGCTTATACAGGGACAAACGGCTTTGGCCTGTACGATCCGAATGTCAAGGAAGCTTGGTTGGAAGAGAAAGTTGATCTGGGTGATTTCCGAATGGCCGATGTTTTTGTTAGCCCATTGGAAAAGCTCAAGCAGTTCTTGAATGGACTGGATGAACTGGTTCATCATCATCGTGATGTGGAATATACTGCGAAGTATTATTCAGGCTACCAAGATACATTGCTTATTGGGATGAACCTTCGCCCTCTACGGATGATTCAGGTCGATGAAGAAGTAGATTCCAGGCTGTCTTTATATCCTCTTTACGAGGAATGGGACCGTTATTTGCAGGAAAGCGGCATAGAAGCGCGTGAATTGCTGGAGCTTGTTTTTTATGATCGATTGGAGCCTATGGACCGAACGTTGGATCGTTACTATCGATATTTCTCATTTAACTTTGGCTATTCAGAACAAAGCAAGCACAAGCTGCTGGAAGGATGGCGTAAAGACTTCGCCGAGCAAATGTATCCTTTAGAGCGGATTAACGAGGTTCAAAAGTGGATGGCAGAGCTGACCTATACCGATCAGGTAAGCACATTAATTAATGCCTATTTTATGGACACAGCCGGAGCCGAGACATTTGACGTAATCGACCTTGCCTTAAATTCACTGATGCAGAGTATGCCTAAGGATAGACCTGCAGAGGATATGGGAATGTTTCATCTATTGTCCAGTCCGTGGGTGGCATTGGAGAAGGGACGAATTCATGATAGTGAGTCCTTTAAGCGCTTTTTCCATACCTTTGTGAACTACGCAGAATGGCCAGGAATGGGAAATCGTTTTTATTCTCCGCTGGATCTGGAGGATTACTTCAAAGCCTATGAAAAAGGGCTGATCGGTGTAGGTGAAGTGTATCGGGAGCTGTTGGCCAGTAGTGATAGCAGAAGCCATATGAGCACCTTAACCAATGCCCGTAATACATGGATTTCCAGCAAACCAGAATTTTTGGAGATACGTCGTACGGTTATTGATCGACTGCTGGAGGTTGAATTGGTTCGAGGCGACTTGCCTACCGAGGCCACACCAAAGGTGATGGGTCTGAGCCGGATTGAAGGCATGGATTATTTTATCCGTATTCTGGAGGGTCTCGACAAGGAAACGTTCGTGCGTGGTTATGTGTACGGCTACGGTGATCGTATCACCAAAAAGGAATCGTTCAGCCACTTGCTCAAGGCATGTTATCCAAGTGATGGCGAGGATGCTGCATTGCTCAAGGAAAAGCTGAAACACACTAAAATTACAGATAAACGTCTGCTGGAGGCTGCAATGTATGCCCCGCAGTGGATTGAGATTGTAGCAGGTTATCTCGGATGGGAAGGACTTCGCAGTGCGGCATGGTACTTCCATGCGCATATCAATGAAGGCTTTTCGGCTGAGAAAGAAACGATTGTAGCTCATTATTCACCGATAGCTCCGCAGGATTTTAATGACGGTGCCTTCGATATTCACTGGTTTCATGAGGCCTATGAGACGCTGGGCGAGGAACGATTTGATCTGCTGTACGATTGTGCCAAGTATATTTCGGCTGGAGCCAATCATCGTCGCTCCCAGTTGTTTGCGGATGCAACGCTGGGTAAGCTGAAACGGAGTGAAATGGAAAAATCAGTGGAAGACAAGCGAAACAAAGACCATTTGTTGACCTATAGTCTGATTCCACTTGCCGAGCCGCCTGAATCAGATGTCCGCGAACGTTATGATTTTATCCAGAAGTTTCTGGAACAAAGCAAAAAATTCGGGGCACAGCGTAAGGCTAGTGAGGCACTGGTTTCACGGATTGCGCTCGGGAATTTGGCACGTAACGCAGGTTATGATGACGTAACCCGTCTCGTCTGGGACATGGAAGCTCGCAAGCTGGATGATCTCCGCTCTTATTTTGAGCCCCAGGCCTTGGATGAGGCTACAACGATACAACTCGTTATTGATGATGAAGGAGCAGCAGATATTGAAATTGTCAGCAAAGGGAAGACGCTGAAATCCATTCCGGCTCGTTTCAAGAAGGATGAGTATGTTACGTCGTTGAAAGAGCTTAAAGGAGATCTGGTAGACCAATATCGCAGAGCTCGCAAAGAATTGGAGCGCTCTATGGAGTCTGGTACGACCTTTATGGTAAAGGAATTGAGAGGACTGCTAGGCAATCCTGTGCTTGCTCCGCTGGTGGGGACACTGGTTTTCAAGGCTGGCGATCACCTTGGATATTTTAACGGGGATACGTTAGCGTTGACTGCTCCTTCTGCTGAACAGCATACTATTGGAGAAGAAGATAAGCTGATTATCGCACATCCACTTCATTTGTACGAAAGTGGTCGTTGGAGTGAATTCCAGAAGGACCTATTCGACCGTCAGATACGCCAGCCATTTAAACAGGTGTTCCGTGAGTTGTATCTGCTAAATGCTGATGAACGTGCTAACGCGACAGTTTCCCATCGGTATGCGGGACATCAGGTACAGCCGAATAAAACGGTATCTCTACTAAAAGGTCGCCACTGGACGGTCAGCTATGAGGACGGACTCCAAAAGGTGTTCTATGCCGAGAATCTGATTGCGAACCTGTATGCCATGGCCGATTGGTTCTCACCAGCGGATACTGAAGCTCCTACACTGGAGACCGTGCAGTTCTTTGATCGGACAACCTATAAGAGCGTGCCTTTGGAGGAGGTTCCACCTGTTCTTTTCTCTGA